In one Hemiscyllium ocellatum isolate sHemOce1 chromosome 27 unlocalized genomic scaffold, sHemOce1.pat.X.cur. SUPER_27_unloc_15, whole genome shotgun sequence genomic region, the following are encoded:
- the LOC132807352 gene encoding gastrula zinc finger protein XlCGF7.1-like: MEKPEESRPVEKPWKCGDCGKGFRVPSALETHRRSHTRERPFSCPECGNGFTQASALRTHQRVHTGERPFPCPECGKAFSNSFNLPTHRRLHTGERPFSCSECKKAFRHSTYLLTHWRVHTGERPYSCPECGKAFSNSSHLLTHQRVHTGERPFTCPKCGKGFSQVSNLWKHQRLHTGEKPFNCPECRKAFSNSTTLLTHRRIHMGERPFPCTECGKAFSNSSILLRHQRVHTGE, encoded by the coding sequence atggagaaacctgaggaatcccgccctgtggagaaaccatggaagtgtggtgactgcgggaaaggcttccgtgtcccatctgccctggagactcatcggcgcagtcacaccagagaaagacccttcagctgccctgagtgtggaaaTGGTTTTACCCAGGCCTCAGCCCTGCGGactcaccagcgggtccacacaggggagaggccgttcccgtgtcccgagtgcgggaaggccttcagcaattccttcaACCTCCCGACCCACAGGCGACTCCACACTGGTGAGAGGCCGTTTTCTTGCTCCGAGTGCAAGAAGGCATTCAGACATTCCACTTACCTGCTGACCCactggcgggtccacacgggggagaggccctacagctgccccgagtgtgggaaggcttTCAGtaattcctcccacctgctgactcaccagcgggtccacacaggggagaggccattcacctgccccaAGTGCGGGAAGGGGTTTAGTCAGGTGAGCAACTTGTGGAAGCACCAGCgtctccacactggggagaagcccttcaactgccccgagtgcaggaaggccttcagcaattccaccactctgctgacccaccggcggatccatatgggggagaggccattcccctgcaccgagtgcgggaaggccttcagcaattcctccatcctgctgagacaccagagGGTTCACACAGGGGAGTGA